CCAGCTCGACGGCTGCTTTCGAGACGAGATGGTTTGACGCCAGAAGCTGCTCCTCCACGTGAGGCCATGCTGTCTGGATAATGATGCGACGCGTGTCTTCGTCCTCCAAGGACGCAAGGTTCGTCAAGGCCATTAGCGCTTCGAATGTAGGAAGCAGGTCCCTGGTTTCTGCGGCAGGGTCCGGGGGGACGATAGACACAAGAGGCCGGATCGCAGCGTTGACGGGATTAGATCGATTGCCGCCGAAAACCAAGGCAGGGTTGGTACTGATGAGGATTCGTGCTAGAGCCTGCGCTGCCATGCGACGAGCGGCGTCTTCTGTGTCTCGGATGGTAGACCAGGCGACTAGGAGTAGTTTGACCGCGCCCTGCTGGGCCAGCGGACCTCGGAGGGTTCTCGTCACCGCCATGGCGTGGATGATTGACACGATGAGAcccatcgaggccggcgaaCCATTCTTGCTGTGGGTGATCAATACAGGCACAAGTCCAACGTCGAATACTGCTTGGCATCGCTTGCCAACGTGTTCCTCATCATCTAGGGGGTCTGGTCCAGGCAGCTTTCCTGCAGCGTTGGCATAGGCCTTTAGTTGActcatcttcttctcttcctctgAGAGTGCCGGGCGGTAACGCGTCAGGTTGACGAATATACTCAGAGCACCGTATGTCGTTGGTGaacggggcggcgcctctgTCAGTGTCTTCACAAGCTTCTTGAGTAGAGACTGATCCCCAATAATttgctccttgaccttgggcTGGAGCGAGGCGTACGCGAGCCCCTCAATAGAGTGTTGTCTGCCGTGGTCCTCATCCCGTAGAATCATCTTAGTGAACAAGCAGGCCAGGTCCTCGATACTTGTGGTTGCAGGTTCGATGCGAGGCTTGTTGGGGTCAttggccgccttggacggCACCGCCTTGTATGTGCGTCAGCAGCCGCAAGAAAGGATGTCATGATTGCACAAGACTTGTTGGAGTGGAAAGGAAGGGCCTACCCGCAGCTTGGCGAGGATAACTGCAGCCAGGTGCTGCACCTGCTCTGAATGTCTGCGCATCGATATGGAGCCACCCTCGCCTTGAACCTTGGGTTCACCGATAGAGGCCTTGGTCGCTCCTGTCGGGTCTTGGTCAaccacctcctccagccACTCGACACAGTACTTCTCGACAGCCTCTCGGCACAGATGGTTCATGCAAGCGGCGTTGAGCATCTCAAGGCATGCCGTCTCGACCTTGCGACTCTTCCACTCGCGCCGCATGAGCGGGCCGAGAGAGCTGAGAAAACCCTCGCTCAGGAACAACTGGGCCGTGAGATCCGGGACGATGGGGAAGGAGGCAGAGGCGACACAGAAGGCGACAATGTAGTCGTCGTATGTGCCACGGTTGATGCGGTcaaagaagaaggccgagagCTTCTTGGAGCCGTCATCGCCCGCGGCTTTGAGATATGCCGATGTCGTGAGCGTGGCGTGACCGCGCACAATGTCCGGCTGCCTCATGTCGAGATAACAAAGCACGGTGTCGACGcagtcgccgtcgatgacgctGCATATGGACTTGTGGCCCTTATCCTTTTGCTgcgcgatggcgtcgtcgttgagcagcTTGGTGAGCTGGTCGAGCTCCCTGcacgtctcctcgtcctcctggCCGCCCTCCATGAGGCGCGCAaagacgagcagcgtctgGTCCTCGACCGACGCCGGGGGGCCCGCGCTCTGCGACGTCTCGTCCACTGACGCCGCCATTGCGAGGATGGAGGCTTTCGGGACGGACGCGAGCTATGGGCGCGTGAGGGCggtgggctgctgcgggtgctgctgctgctgctgctggtgacgaaaatgttgttgttgttgttcttgttgttgttgctgctgccgctgccgcgtGCGTCGGTGCATGTACTCGGTGCAGTCGCACGGCAGATGACGCAACTCTGGAGTtggagaggcggcgatgagaATCAACGATTGGTGGTTTTACATTGAGATAAGGCGGTTGGCGGTATGGCGTGCGGAGGCACTCAATGCAAGCTTCACCAACAGCTGCTTGGGGCGTAGTAGGTAGCTACGTAGTAAGTTACACAGTTTCGGGGGATGGATTGGACCTGGGTTCAACCATGCTGGTCGCGCGGCAAGGTTACCAAACAAAAAGAGGCTTTCCGGCTTGCCCCTCTTCCGTCACTTGGAGATGCAGGTGTGCCCCTCCACTGCGGTCCTTCCGTCAGTTtcagcgggcgggctcggggCCTCGCTGGAGTGGCTCCCGTTTGGTCGGGTCCATGGATGGCGGGCTGTTTTAGAGTTGCCTTGCGGGTGCGCCATAGGTGGTTTCAGCAGCACGATGTGCTTAggcggcaccgccgtgcTGCCACCGGACCAGCGATGTCTTGCACTCACAGTGGGTGACTCCACTGCCCCGGAGCCTCCAGGCGCCCGCCACAGCATAGGGGGTTCTAACTACAGGTACTAACGTGTTGCTACCTTACCTGATACTGGTCACGTGTACTGGCGTCTCAGGCTGCGCGCCGGGCACGACTCAAATCGCAATGACGGAATGGGCCACTGCCGATCAGCGAGCTTCTCGATGCAGAACTACGAACATCCTCAACCGTGAAGCCTCACAGAGAGCTTCACGctacgccccccccccccggtcccgccgcgacgacatcctTCTCCTCTCCGGTACCGCAACCTCGAACAGGGCTAGCAGCAACACATCATCCCACAGCATCACAGAAACACACTTAATATAGAAAGCATCGCTCCAACGCTCCCCCGACCTCGTAGCTGCCGCTCGTCGGCTCCCGCCTGCTCACGcgccccatcgtcgtcgtcgcccgtcgtctcccgACCCATTCCCTTCCCCCGACGCCTGCCATGGACGCTGTCGACGTCTCCGAGCACTACGaggtcaccaccaccgacgacaccCCCTCGCTCCTCtccatcgtcctcgacacCAACCCgcgcgcctgggccgccctcgaggaccgcctacctctcgcccgcgccatcgccaatgtcctcgtcttcgtcaacgCACACCTCGCCTTCAGCAATGTCAACcaggtcgccgtcatcgccgcccacgtcaaCCGCGCCGTGTGGCTCTACCCTGCGCCTGCGTCGTCCCGTGGAACCGTTCCCGCCAAGGATGCGTCCGGCGACGTTTCCATGGTCGACGCGCCACAgcctgctgccgcggccccgtcgtctgCCAATAAGTACCCTCAGTTCGCGCAGATCGAGTCGACGGTCATGTCTTCGATGCAGAGGCTCATGAGCGAGACCACCGAGGCGGACCTCGCCGAGACGACCACGCAACTCTCCGGTGCCCTCACCCTCGCTCTGTGCCACATCAACAAAGCTGCGCAGGCCCTCAGCTCAGCAACCGGCGGTATTGGTAGCGACGCCCAGGCTGCCGCCAATGCCGCCCCGCCCATGAAGGGCCGTATAGTCGTCATCTCCGTTTCTGATTCCGAGCCCGCGCAGTATATTCCCACCATGAATGCCGTCTTCGCGGCTTCCCACGCCCAGGTCGCCATCGAtaccctcgccctcgccggcgacccaACGTTCCTCCAGCAGGCCTGCTTCAACACAGACGGCACGTTCCTCGCTGCCTCAAATCCACAAGGACTCTTGACGTATCTCATGTttgggctcgtcgccgacaccgaGGCCCGAAAGTCTCTCATCACGCCAACACACGATAAAATCGATTTTCGTGCCGCGTGCTTCTGCCACGGCAAGGTCGTCGACACCGGCTTTGTCTGTTCCATCTGCCTTAGCATATTTTGCGAGCTACCCGAGGATGCCATATGCTTGACGTGTGGTACAAAGCTCGCCCTAGGCAATTACGGATCTAAACCAGCAGTGGTGCCGCgcaagaagaaaaagaagaagcgaatcgtcaacggcggcggtcgcgaggagacgggcagCGCGACGGGCACTCCACGTCCCTAGATATCACTCTGCGACGGCGCGAcgtcctccccctccttgcTATGGGGATTGGTTGTATAGCATCCACCATGTCCGGCAATCGGGTGGCTGGCGTTCAGGATACAAGGAGCCGGTTCCGGAACGAGGAACCTTTGAAGAAGAGACATAGATGACGTCTCAGTCATGAGCTGTATTACGCCATGTATACTATAACGATACCATGTCTGCACAATTCACTCAAGAGCATGGAGGCTTTCAGCCTCAGCTGCAATCACTATAGCCGGTGCCATGAAACCTTTCGTGTCGTTCACTCTACGATGAAGCTTGCACGACCAAATAGAGAATCAATCTAGGATTTTCAGGTGTTGTGGTACCCCCCTTCTGAGCTCAGAATCTAGAAGATAACAGACCGCCCTCTGTCCAACGTccggcaaggcaagggcTGAGGGTACTGGAGACGCCAACGCCACGGGGTCGTTCCTTGTTGACGCATGGAGCCGCATGCAACAAGAAATCACCCTATTCGAACCTTGCGACCACCCTTGGCAATCTTAGCACCCTCTGAAAGCCGAGACATGGTGCAGCGAGGTTCCTTCTCAACGCCACCCATGGACGCCAGCGCGAAAGAGTCGGTGTTATGTGCAAAATACAGGTAGTAACCTGTCGCGCACTTCTTGACAACCATGACTccgatggcgccggccgAGTGGCAGTTCTTTACGCCAGGGTGGTCCATGAAATCGTCCGCAATGAAAGACGCCATGatctcgtcgtcatcgtccacGTTCACGTCATAGCCTTGAGGGCCACGGCGGGTTCCTTGATATATCCTCTCGGCGCACCTCTGGGAAGCCATGGTCGTCGCCATGTGCTCTCCTGTGCCGCTTGTTACGGCTGCGACAGTCCGtccctcggcgtcgtccttAGCGCAGGGCACAACAGCGGTACCGATGCCTACTAGGGCAGCTGGTCCTAAGCGTCCCCGGTGCTTCATGCCAATCCCACCAGACGACGATCCGGCGGCTATGTGACCACGCTCATCGATTGCAATGGCACCAATAGTGTCCGTAACGCGGTCCTCTGGCTCAGCAATCGAATGGCGGGCATGTTTGGTGGGTTTGGCATCCTGGTCTGAAGCCACCTTTGACGCTTGAAACGGTCTCTTAAGACCAGGGGCGTCGGATTTGTCGTTTGTCCAGAACCGGTCAGCCACGTCCTTGTCAGggagcgccgacggccctTCAGCGCCGTCCTTGTATGTCTCAAGCGTTGAGTCCTCGGTCACAGAACCATCTATTGGTCCATCTTTCCGGCCTGGAATGGAAAGATCTAGACGCGGTCCCTGTGAGTCCACCCGAGCAGGACGGTTCTTCCTGTTGTCGTCGCGTAGCGGCACTTGAGTATTGGCCGGGCTGGGAGTCAGTCGAGGGCCACTGGTCCGTGGGGGAGAAcgagcaacggcggcaaaggACAATCCCATTGTGCGAACAGGGGGCGAAAGCATTTCAGAAGGGTACCCGCTCGGTGATTCGACAAGGGGGGTGCCGGCATAAGGTGAGTCAATTTGTCCCTCGTTCCACGTTCcagccatgatggccgcTGTGTGCTCCCTGGGAAAGCCTTGTTGAGGTTctggcggtgccgccgtgTCGTATTGGCAGGGAACACAAGCCATGGTGACTGAATCGGGAGGAGAGCCCAGCTGTGCCTGTTCCTCGGCTGGGCCTTCGGCTCGGATCAAGTCGTCCTGCCAGCGGAAGAAGCGGTCGCGGGAGTTTTTGGACACCAGATATTCATTTGCAAAGGTCAACATGCCGTGTTCCTCGGCAAAGATCCTCGCCCCTTCCCCAACGAGAGCATTGGGTGGCACTCGACGGAGGCTCAAAGGCTTATTGCTCGTGTCCAGGATGAGTTTGGCTAGCGAAATCGGATTTCGGATATCTGAAGAGGCTCATCAGCGCGTGTCATTCAGACGATCGGCGGCAGGATACGACGTACTCGGGACCGCTCCACAAGCGCCACTGCGCCCCAAATGGTCGACAATGGTGGCATCGCACTCGACAGTGCCGTCTATGGATAGATTGGAACCGTAACCTGCGTTTGTGatctccttgtcctcgagtATTCGCAGGGCGGCTTCAACGGCTTCCGTGGCACTGCATCCGGCTTTGAGAAATTTCATGCCCATCTTAACGGCGCTGGTGAACCGTTGTCAGCTCATGATTCATGATTGATTGATAAATGCTCCTTTAGGGGACGACGTACGAAACACAGGCTTCGAGATGGACATGTTCGTTTTGGTGGCTATGAAAGCCTGCTCCGGCGTGGATGAAAATCGCAGGGACGTGCTTTTGCTTCTGACCAATGCGAAGCACGCGGTCGAGTGCACCGTCTGTGCCGTAGTTGCTGGAGCCCATTACGGAGGAGGCGGTctcatggtggcggcgagcgctCATGCTTCTTCAGTCGCAAGTCATGAGACGGGGGTGTTGAGGCGATGGGAAAGCGCTAAAGACTTCAAGAGAGGAATGATGAAAATGAATATTGGCGCGCGGAAACAGTGCTGTGATGTGATGCGGTAGGGGACGTGCGTCCCAAGACCCGAGCGGCGGGTAGGAGAAACGAGGTTTGGGGTCAGGTCACGCACAGCGGCCCTCGAGAACTGGTCTTCGCTAAGAACTTTCTGCCGCAGCGTTGAAGGTACACCGCCTGAGGTGTTCGTGCGTAGGAGGGAAGCTACAATGCGGTGGGATAAGGTGACTGCCTGACCTTGAGCAGGTGAATCAGCGAAGGAGATGCGTGGAGGGCAGGAGCTTCCGACT
The genomic region above belongs to Purpureocillium takamizusanense chromosome 5, complete sequence and contains:
- the TFB4 gene encoding RNA polymerase II transcription factor B subunit 4 (EggNog:ENOG503NV91~COG:K~COG:L~BUSCO:EOG0926369X), with translation MDAVDVSEHYEVTTTDDTPSLLSIVLDTNPRAWAALEDRLPLARAIANVLVFVNAHLAFSNVNQVAVIAAHVNRAVWLYPAPASSRGTVPAKDASGDVSMVDAPQPAAAAPSSANKYPQFAQIESTVMSSMQRLMSETTEADLAETTTQLSGALTLALCHINKAAQALSSATGGIGSDAQAAANAAPPMKGRIVVISVSDSEPAQYIPTMNAVFAASHAQVAIDTLALAGDPTFLQQACFNTDGTFLAASNPQGLLTYLMFGLVADTEARKSLITPTHDKIDFRAACFCHGKVVDTGFVCSICLSIFCELPEDAICLTCGTKLALGNYGSKPAVVPRKKKKKKRIVNGGGREETGSATGTPRP
- a CDS encoding uncharacterized protein (MEROPS:MER0017622~COG:E~EggNog:ENOG503NV2I) yields the protein MGSSNYGTDGALDRVLRIGQKQKHVPAIFIHAGAGFHSHQNEHVHLEACVSAVKMGMKFLKAGCSATEAVEAALRILEDKEITNAGYGSNLSIDGTVECDATIVDHLGRSGACGAVPNIRNPISLAKLILDTSNKPLSLRRVPPNALVGEGARIFAEEHGMLTFANEYLVSKNSRDRFFRWQDDLIRAEGPAEEQAQLGSPPDSVTMACVPCQYDTAAPPEPQQGFPREHTAAIMAGTWNEGQIDSPYAGTPLVESPSGYPSEMLSPPVRTMGLSFAAVARSPPRTSGPRLTPSPANTQVPLRDDNRKNRPARVDSQGPRLDLSIPGRKDGPIDGSVTEDSTLETYKDGAEGPSALPDKDVADRFWTNDKSDAPGLKRPFQASKVASDQDAKPTKHARHSIAEPEDRVTDTIGAIAIDERGHIAAGSSSGGIGMKHRGRLGPAALVGIGTAVVPCAKDDAEGRTVAAVTSGTGEHMATTMASQRCAERIYQGTRRGPQGYDVNVDDDDEIMASFIADDFMDHPGVKNCHSAGAIGVMVVKKCATGYYLYFAHNTDSFALASMGGVEKEPRCTMSRLSEGAKIAKGGRKVRIG
- the SHE4 gene encoding SWI5-dependent HO expression protein 4 (BUSCO:EOG09261W1K~COG:D~COG:O~EggNog:ENOG503NXD0), translated to MAASVDETSQSAGPPASVEDQTLLVFARLMEGGQEDEETCRELDQLTKLLNDDAIAQQKDKGHKSICSVIDGDCVDTVLCYLDMRQPDIVRGHATLTTSAYLKAAGDDGSKKLSAFFFDRINRGTYDDYIVAFCVASASFPIVPDLTAQLFLSEGFLSSLGPLMRREWKSRKVETACLEMLNAACMNHLCREAVEKYCVEWLEEVVDQDPTGATKASIGEPKVQGEGGSISMRRHSEQVQHLAAVILAKLRAVPSKAANDPNKPRIEPATTSIEDLACLFTKMILRDEDHGRQHSIEGLAYASLQPKVKEQIIGDQSLLKKLVKTLTEAPPRSPTTYGALSIFVNLTRYRPALSEEEKKMSQLKAYANAAGKLPGPDPLDDEEHVGKRCQAVFDVGLVPVLITHSKNGSPASMGLIVSIIHAMAVTRTLRGPLAQQGAVKLLLVAWSTIRDTEDAARRMAAQALARILISTNPALVFGGNRSNPVNAAIRPLVSIVPPDPAAETRDLLPTFEALMALTNLASLEDEDTRRIIIQTAWPHVEEQLLASNHLVSKAAVELVCNLVQDPEGAAMYADDSAKARNRLHVLLALADADDDGTRSAAGGALASLTGYETVVRGIIHREGGIKVILTMCNDQDEGLRHRGIVTIHNVALAPGETGKLARAKIGEEGGVEALKECLKQSRRPEVVQATVEALKAVLEHEA